The proteins below come from a single Eucalyptus grandis isolate ANBG69807.140 chromosome 3, ASM1654582v1, whole genome shotgun sequence genomic window:
- the LOC120291224 gene encoding temperature-induced lipocalin-1-like, which translates to MAKKVMDVVKGLDLKRYAGRWYEIASLPVPYLPKDGEDTRATYTPKDDGTLDVLNESWVNGKRNFVKGNAYKADPSSDEAKLKVKFYLPPSNPTFTVVGDYWVLYLDADYHYAIVGEPSRTSLFILSRQSHIDDKIYNQLVQKAVDEGYDVSKLRKTPQSKTPPPQ; encoded by the exons ATGGCAAAGAAAGTGATGGA TGTGGTGAAGGGACTTGATCTGAAGAGATATGCGGGACGGTGGTACGAGATCGCCTCCCTCCCGGTGCCCTACCTGCCCAAGGACGGCGAGGATACGAGGGCCACGTACACTCCGAAGGACGATGGGACCCTGGACGTGTTGAACGAATCCTGGGTCAATGGCAAGAGGAACTTCGTGAAGGGCAACGCCTACAAGGCCGACCCGAGCAGCGATGAGGCCAAGCTGAAAGTGAAATTCTATTTGCCTCCGTCTAATCCCACCTTCACTGTGGTGGGTGACTATTGGGTCTTGTACCTTGACGCTGATTATCATTATGCTATCGTTGGCGAGCCCAGCAGGACGTCTCTCTTT ataCTGAGCAGACAGAGTCATATAGATGATAAAATCTATAATCAGCTGGTTCAAAAGGCTGTTGATGAAGGATATGATGTGAGCAAGCTCCGCAAGACTCCACAGAGCAAGACTCCGCCGCCGCAATAA
- the LOC104438836 gene encoding LOW QUALITY PROTEIN: temperature-induced lipocalin-1 (The sequence of the model RefSeq protein was modified relative to this genomic sequence to represent the inferred CDS: inserted 1 base in 1 codon): protein MEGVKGFFLIVSLLSSVFMFVQCSRESNFGLQLFTQQNGDPSVVKHFDLKRYTGRWYEIAAFPSLFEKKNAVDTRATYTLNEDGTLKVLNEGWVNGKRDYIEGTAYKADPSSDEAKLKVKFYVPRXLPIIPVVGDYWVLYIDADYQHAVIGQPGRQLLWIISRKSHIDDKIYNQLVQKAADEGFDVSKLHKTPQSKTPPPQ, encoded by the exons ATGGAGGGTGTGAAGGGGTTCTTTCTTATTGTCTCGCTGCTCTCTTCTGTATTCATGTTTGTGCAGTGCTCGCGGGAATCAAACTTCGGACTTCAACTTTTTACCCAGCAGAATGGCGACCCTTCTGTCGTGAAGCATTTCGATCTGAAGCGATACACGGGGCGCTGGTACGAGATTGCCGCCTTTCCGTCGCTCTTCGAGAAGAAGAACGCCGTGGACACGAGGGCCACGTACACCCTGAATGAGGACGGGACCCTGAAGGTGCTGAACGAGGGCTGGGTCAACGGCAAGAGGGACTACATCGAGGGCACCGCCTACAAGGCCGACCCGAGCAGCGACGAGGCCAAGCTCAAAGTGAAGTTCTACGTGCCCC AGCTACCCATCATCCCTGTGGTGGGCGACTACTGGGTCTTGTACATTGACGCTGATTATCAGCATGCTGTCATCGGTCAGCCCGGCAGGCAGTTACTTTGG ATAATCAGCAGAAAGAGTCACATAGATGATAAAATCTACAATCAGCTCGTTCAGAAGGCTGCCGATGAAGGGTTTGATGTGAGCAAGCTCCACAAGACTCCACAGAGCAAGACTCCCCCGCCGCAGTAA